CTATTCTATTGATTTTTATGCCAAAATATAAGAAATCCTTCTCATACATTCTAAGCAAAGACTTAGGAAATGACTATTATTGGTAAAAGTATAGCAGTTTTGTTGTTTTTTTAAAGCTAGAATGACTTAATATCTGAATTAAATCAAAAGGATAAATAATTGATTTAAAAACATTCATTGCTATACGGGCTTTGTTTGTTGTATTGATTCAGTAAAAATATCTAATTTACTCTTTTCTCCGGCAACTTCTCTGACTAAGCGTGGCAACATGTAGCCAGGCAAAATCTCTCTCAATTGTTGGTGTAGTCTAATGGCCACGGCATCACTGATTTCAAAATGCGCACTGCCCTGAACATGATCTAACATATGTAGATAATAGGGGACAATATGGTGTTTAATCAATGTTTCACTGAGTGTTTTTAAAACCTGGACATCATCATTAACGCCTTTTAATAACACCGACTGATTGAATAAGATGATTTGCTGCTCCTGGAGTTTTTTTAGCGCTGCTGCAGTATCAGTGGCAATTTCCTGAGCATGATTGATATGCAATACCATAATGACGCTTAGGCGTGTACTGCTTAATAATTGCAGTAGTTTAGCCGTGACTCGTTGTGGTTCAACCACAGGAAAGCGAGTATGTATTCTTAAACGCTGTAAATGTGGAATGGTCTCTAATTGTGCAATGAGTTCCGCTAGACGTGCATCAGAAAGAGATAATGGGTCGCCACCACTGAGTATCACTTCGCTAATGGAATCATCTTGTTGAATTAACTGAATGTTTTTGTGCATCTGTTTAGCTAAATAGCCTTTATCTTCATAAGGATAGTGACGGCGGAAGCAATAACGACAATTAATGGCGCAACTCGGTGTAACCAAAAGTAATGCTCTGCCATGATATTTTTGTAACAAACCGGGTTGAAATAAACTATTGGCTTCGGCCAATGGGTCTCGGACATAATCAGGGTGAGAGTTTAGCTCTGCCTGAACGGGTAATATTTGTAGTAATAATGGATCTGTGGGATCGCCAGACTGAATTTTATTGACATAGGCTAGCGGTACTTTAAAGTGAAAGTCTTGTGCAGCGGCTTCTGAAAACTGTAGTGCCTCGGGGCTTAAATTGAGGTGCTCCAGTAATTCCAAAGGCTTGGTAAAATACTTTCTCGTCTGGTTTCCAATTGACTTTCGGGGTATCATAGCGTATTAATTTTATCGTGTAATTTTACAAAGAGCATTATCATAGCGATTTTCTTCTTAAGAATATATTTTAAAGAGTAATTTATGGCAAGCTACAGCACAAACGAGTTTCGTTCGGGGTTAAAATTAATGATCGACGGCGACCCCTGTTCGATTGTTGATAATGAAGTGGTTAAACCCGGCAAAGGTCAGGCTTTTAATCGTATCAAAATCCGTAATTTAAGGTCAGGCCGGGTTGTAGAGAGAACCTATAAGTCGGGTGAGTCTGTCGAAGCCGCAGATGTGATGGATACCGATCTACAATACTTGTATAACGATGGCGAGCAATGGCACTTTATGCACCCTGAAACCTTTGAGCAAATGGCGGCGGATAAGACTGCGGTAGGTGAAGCGCATTTATGGCTAAAAGAACAAGATATGTGTACGGTCACATTATGGAATGGTAATCCACTGGCTGTAACACCACCTAATTTTGTGGTGCTATCAGTTACCGATACCGATCCAGGCCTAAAAGGTGATACTTCGGGTGGTGGTGGTAAGCCCGCAACACTAGAAACCGGTGCTGTAGTCCAAGTGCCTTTATTTATTGCCATTGGTGAAGACCTGAAAATTGATACCCGCACGGCCAAGTATGTTTCTCGTGCTAAGGACTAAATAACTCGTTAAATTGATTTATTACTATAACGTTATGACACTATGATAAAGTGGCAAGCCTCAGCATCGTTGCCGCAGATACAACTCCGAGCAGCGGTGCTGAAACAAATCCGTACTTTTTTTGCGCAGCAAGGCGTATTGGAAGTCGATACTCCTTGCTTGTCAGTCTCCACCACCCCAGACCCCTTTATTGAAAGTTTTCACAGCCGCTATACCCCTCTGACGCAAGTCACAGCCAATGAAAACTACTATCTGCATACCTCGCCTGAATTTCCTATGAAGCGTCTTTTGGCTTCGGGTAGCGGTTCTATTTATCAAGTCTGCAAAGTATTTCGTCAAGGCGAAATAGGGCGCAAGCATAATCCAGAATTTACCTTGTTGGAGTGGTATCGTGAAGGCTGGGATCACCATCAGCTAATGCAAGAAGTCGGGCAATTGCTAGCAGACTTAATTGCCCCGTATCGACACTTGTCAGGGGTGTCCTTACTCACCTATAAGGCCGCTTTTCAGCAGAAATTGGGCATTAATCCTCACACCGCAAGTCAGGCAGAATTAATTGCTTGCACGCAGAAAGTGGGTTTGGATAAGGTTTTGGATGCAGATGAACATCGCGACCGTTATTTGGAATTGTTATTTAGCCATGTTATTGAACCGGAATTGGGCATTGACAACGGTATGACATCAATCTGTCTGCTCTATGATTATCCTGCCAGCCAAGCCTCATTAGCACGAATTAAGCGTCACGATGGTGATTTAATCGCAGAGCGCTTTGAAGTCTTTATTGAGGGCATGGAATTGGGCAACGGTTTTCATGAACTGAATGATGCCAAGGAGCAAAGAAGGCGCTTTATTACTGATAATCAAATGCGTCAAGCAAGGGGAATGGATGAAGTGCCTCTGGATGAAAATTTTCTTGCAGCGGTAGGGCATTTACCCGATTGCGCTGGTGTTGCCATTGGTTTAGAACGTTTATTAATGGTCATTAGTCAGGCGCAACATATTAACAATGTCATCAACTTTCCTTTTCAGCGAGCATAAAGATGCACAGTCAGTATGCAATGGTGTTTTATCCCCAGCCAATAGGCTTGAACAACCTTTCGCAGGCAGCGGTTGAACAGATTTTGACGGCATTAAGTGATGCCGGTTTTCTGGGTGATTTTTTTACTAAGGAATATGCGAACGAAACGAATGAAGTGCAGAGTGGTTATTTAATTGGTAGCGATTTTTTACAACTCATTACTTTTTTGGGATGTGCGCCACACATTGAAATTGTCATACCGGAAGAGGCATCAGCCTGGAAGCAATTTTGTCACATTGAAATTCAGCAATATCAGCAGTCAATCTATTATAAGGGACTCAATAACCCCAAATGTAGTTGCCCGCATTGTACCGCTCGTGTGGCAAAAAACTTACCGGATTCATTTAAACATGATAGTCAATGGCAAGCCAATAAGCTCTATATTGAATGCCCGAAGTGTCATGAGAAAAGTTTGGTGGAAAATTTAAACTGGCGTCATAGTGGCGGCTTTGGAGCGTTTTTTATTGTGGTCAATAGTATTTATCCAAATGAAGCAGTACCGACAGAAAAATTGCTTCAAATTTTACAGCAGGCGTCTAAAGGTGTTTTTGCTTCCTGGGATTATTTTTATAGTGAAAATTAATTTTGAATAGAACCTAGGGTGTGCCCTAGACTTGCTCCTTGTTCATTAATGTTATGATGGTCAGAGATAAAAGCTTAGCTACAAAAATATAAATAATTATAACAATCAATGAGAAACCGTTTATGCCATTAAAATTCTATTTTTTATCGACCACTACTTTGTTGATGCTATCATCATTTTTGATGACTGCCAATGCTGCTGTTGTAGTTCCTTGTAGTGGTCTTAATTATGCGAATAATAAACCAACTGAAGCAGATGGCACAAGTTGTCTTGAAATGAATTCATCCGGTGATGCTTATAGTGCTTTATTAAGAGAAGGCAATGGAGCATCGGATCTTGCCGTGCTTTTTTTGCATGGTCGTAACAAGAAACTAGCGGGTCAGGCAATGAAAAATCACCCTAATGGTGATGTTGTAAGGCAATTAAGAACTTATCTTAATACTTCGCTTGGCCTGACAACACTATCAATTGAAACCCCCAATATTTCCAATGATCTTAATAGTAATAATCGTGCTGATTTTTTTGAATATGACGCTGCTGAAGCGATTGTTTTTGATCAGATGCAAGCACGTTTTAATACGGCACTAGATGGATTAAAAACGCAGGGTATTAAACGTGTCGTGGTAATGGGGTTCAGTATGGGTTCGCGTTATGCAACGGCTTTGACGGCAGCTGCTGATCAGGGTGTGCTGGGTAATGGTTTAGATCTGGTTGGTCTTATTGGCACGGGTATGTATATTAATTCTGCAAATTCGACCACTGGGCCAAATGATATTCGTGGTTTTGATACCCTAGGTAACCTAGCTCTAATTGACTCTATTCCTGTACTGGATGTGTTTGGGGATTTGGATGCGCCTGCTGCCAATTCAGCTACTGCCCGTAAAACTGCCTATGCTGGGGCGACAGGATTATATTCACAAGTCTCATTAGCCTGCCCTGATTATGTTAATAATGCCTATTATACCGGTGGTGGTTCCAAAACTTATACCAAGGGAAATTGCCATCAACTCCGTGATGCTCAAGATGCAAATGGCAATACGCTAGTGGATGTGCGGGGTACGGCTAACTCTCCTTTAACGACAACAGTTATCAGTTGGTTTAATAATACTGATTTTGATGCAGTGAAAAGTAATGTTATCAGTGTGCCAGAGCCTTCAACTCTGGTATTGTTATTATTGGGTGTTGGTTTTCTAGGGCGCAAATCGCTGCAAAAATAATTTTGGCAGCGGCTTATCTTCCGGTTTAAACGTTTAAATTTTCATGCTGTATTTTCCCTAGCAATTGCCCAAGCTGCACAGGTAAGTTAGGTTGTAAAGTTGTCTGCCATTTAATTGCATCCTTAGCAAACAATAACACCACTGTTGAGCCCATATTAAAACGACCCATTTCTTGGGCTTTACTGAGTTTATCTTGATCCTGATACTGCCAACGCTGCACCTGTTGACGACGTGGTGGCGTGACCACACCTTGCCAGATGGTTTCAATGCTGGCAACAAAAATCGCCCCTACTTGGATTAAAGCCATAGGTCCAGCTGGAGTATCAAAGATAGAAATAACCCGTTCATTGCGAGCAAATAACCGTGGAATGGTTTTCACTGAGGCATTATTGACCCCGAATAATTGTCCGGGTACATGTAACATTGCTTGCAAGGTACCGTCGATAGGCATGTGAATTCGGTGATAGTCTTTGGGTGAAAGATAAATGGTGGCAAATTTACCATTACGAAAAGTGGTCGTTAATTTGTCATCACCACCGAGTAATTCATTTAATTCAAAATAATGCCCCTTGGCCTGAATTAAACGTTCCTCTTCAATATCACCTAGCTCACTAATAGCCCCGTCAACGGGACAGCAAAGTTCATTTCTTTGGGTCTTATCAAGCCGTGCATCGGCTTTTAATTCCCGGGTAAAAAAATGATTAAAATCTGCAAAATCGCTCGCATTTTCATACACAGATTCACTCATATTGACCTGAAATAATTTGATGAATTGGCTGATTTGAAAATTCTTAAATTCCGTATGCTTAATGCGCATAAAACGATGCATTAATGCCGATAAAAGGTGTTGGGGCAGTAAAAATAATGGCCAGGTTTTAAAGTAATCCAATAAAGACGCTTTAGCGATGTTGGTTTGACTGTCTGATTGTGATGCATTCATGGGTGATTCAATACTCCAAGGCATGAATTTTTAGTAAAATTAAGGTATGATCCCGAAACTTGGCGTTTGGCAGTATCATTATACCCATGATACTTGAAAATGTAGACTTCGTTATTTTAACTAAAAGCCTCAATCATGTAGTGCTTATACACTCAATCGGCTCTTAGTCAAAATGCCTTGCTACATTTCCAAATATCACGGGTATATCTACTTTTTTGTTTGTAAATGATGCTTGCCGAAGCACATAATTTCAGTTTTCTGCTTAATGCAAAAAATTTACGCGCTATTTTAACCTAATTTTATAAGGAATCCTCATGTTTACGAAAGATATGACAATTGCTGGCTATGATGACGAGCTTTGGAATGCAATGCAACGTGAAGAAGTTCGGCAGGAAGAGCATATCGAATTGATTGCGTCAGAAAACTATACTAGCCCTCGAGTCATGCAGGCTCAGGGTTCTGTACTCACAAATAAATATGCCGAAGGCTATCCTTCCAAACGTTATTATGGTGGTTGTGAAAATGTCGATGTGGCTGAACAGTTAGCCATCGACCGGGCAAAAGAATTATTTGGCGCTGATTATGCCAATGTTCAGCCTCATTCTGGTTCTCAGGCCAATGCTGCAGTCTATTTTGCCCTATTAAATGCCGGTGATACGATTTTAGGCATGAGCCTGGCGCATGGTGGTCACTTAACTCATGGTTCTAAAGTGAGTTTTTCCGGTAAATTATTCAATGCCGTTCAATACGGTTTAAATGAAGCAACCGGCGAAGTGGATTATGACGAAGTCGAGCGTTTAGCCAAAGAACATAAGCCAAAAATGATAATTGCCGGCTTCAGTGCTTATTCCCGTGTGATGGATTGGCAGCGTTTTCGTGATATTGCCGATTCAGTCGGTGCCTACTTACTGGTTGATATGGCGCATGTTGCTGGTTTAGTCGCCGCAGGTGTTTATCCAAGTCCCGTACAAATTGCTGATGTCACCACATCAACAACCCATAAAACCTTGCGTGGTCCTCGTGGTGGTATTATTTTAGCCAAGTCAAATCCTGATTTGGAAAAGAAATTAAGCTCTATGATTTTCCCCGGTATTCAGGGCGGTCCTTTGATGCACGTGATTGCCGGTAAGGCGGTTGCCTTCAAAGAAGCGATGGAAGATGACTATAAGGTTTATCAAAAGCAAGTGATAGAAAATGCCCGTGCGATGGCTGCTGTAGTACTTGAGCGTGGTTATGACGTGGTTTCCGGTGGTACCGATAATCACTTATTTTTAGTGAGCTTGATCAGTCGTGAACTGACGGGTAAGGCCGCCGATGCTGCTTTAGGTTTTGCCAATATTACGGTAAACAAAAACTCTGTACCCAATGACCCACAATCACCCTTTGTGACCAGTGGCCTGCGTATCGGATCACCTGCTATTACGACCCGTGGTTTTAAAGAACAAGAGAGTTCAGATTTAGCCGGTTGGATTTGTGATGTTCTGGACGAATTGTGTTCAATGGACGAAGCGGATCGTGTGCCTGAAAAAATCGCAGAAATGAAGACAGTTAAAGAAGTGAAGCAAAAAGTACTGGATTTATGCAAGCGCTTTCCTGTTTACGCCTAATTTAATCCACAGGAAAGTTATTATGCGCTGTCCGTTTTGTAATGCACCAGAAACCAAGGTAATAGACTCTCGTCTGGCCAATGAAGGTGATTCAGTGCGTCGCAGACGGGAATGTTTGACCTGCTCGGAACGTTTTACGACCTTTGAAATGGCCGAATTAGTCATGCCACGCATTATTAAAAGTGATGGCTCTAGAGTACCTTTTGATGAGCAAAAACTTTTACAAGGCATGTCCAAAGCCCTAGAAAAGCGCCCCGTGTCAATGGAAACCATTGAACAGGCAGTAAACCATATCAAATATAACCTGCGTGCGACGGGTGATAGAGAAGTGCCTGCAGAACGTTTGGGTGAATGGGTGATGGACGAATTAAAGATGCTGGATCAAGTGGCCTACGTGCGCTTTGCTTCGGTCTACCGTAGTTTTCAAGATCTGGATGAATTTCGCCAGGAAATTGAACGTCTGGAATCGCCCCAAGGCGTTAACGAATAAGGTGTTAACGACTAATGTGTTAACTGCTAAGCGCTTAACTGACGAATACTACATGGCACGGGCGATTAGCCTAGCCAAAAAAGGCTGGTATAGCACCCATCCTAATCCTCGAGTAGGCTGCGTTATTGTGCGTGAGCAGTCTATTCTTGCCGAAGGCTGGCATCAATATGCAGGCCAGGGGCATGCTGAAGTGAATGCTTTAGCACAATTGAATGATCAGGCTGAGGCTGCGACGGCCTATGTGACTTTAGAACCCTGTAGCCATTTTGGTAAAACGCCACCCTGTAGTGATGCCCTGATTAAGGCAGGCATTAAACGTGTCGTCATTGGCATGGTTGATCCCAATCCCTTGGTGTCGGGCAAAGGCGTGCAACGTTTGCAGGAAAATGGTCTGGAAGTGCTCAGTGGTGTACTGGAAAGTGAAGCAAGGGCACTTAATCTTGGCTTTATCCAACGCATGAGCAAACAGCGTCCGCGAATACGCTGTAAAATGGCGATGAGTTTGGACGGGCGCACAGCAATGGCCAGTGGTGAAAGCCAATGGATAACCGGTGCCGAAGCCCGTGAAGATGTGCAGCGTTTACGGGCAGAGAGCTCGGTAGTTTTGACCGGGATCGGTACTGTATTAGCCGATGATCCCGCAATGAATGTCCGCTCAGCGCAGTATATTGAGAATAAGCGACAGCCTGATAGGTTGGTATTAGACTCTCACTTGAGAATGTCGCCACAGGCAAAAATGCTAGCATTAGCGGGCAATACCCATATTGTGATGGCAGATTTACATAAAACTGAGAAGCAAGGTGAAATTCAGGCCTTGCAGGCTAAGGGTGCAACAATACACTTTTTGCAACAAGCCTTGGAGAAAAAGGCGAGTGGGCCTGCACTGCCTTTAAGTGCTGTGATGCAACTTATGAATACCTTGCAATACAATGAAGTATTGTTAGAAGCCGGTGCGACCTTAACGGGTGCGATGTTGCAAGCAGGCTTTGTTGATGAATTGATTATTTATATGGCACCGAATTTAATGGGTAGTGAGGCACGGGGTTTGTTCAATCTACCCGGCTTAGACACCATGAAACAACGTATTGATTTACAAATTGAGGATATTCGTTCTGTTGGTAGGGACTTTCGTATTACGGCGCGTATTACAGCGAATGCTTAACAAAGCAAAATCAACAGGGCTATAAGAAAAAATGTTTACCGGTATTATACAAGCGATTGGCCAGGTGGCGACGATTGAAGCCAAAGGTCTGGATAGCCGTTTTTATATTAAAACAGGCGCTTTGGATCTCAGTGATGTCGCCATTGGTGATAGTATTGCCACCAATGGTATTTGTCTGACTGCGGTTAGTCTGCCTGGTGATGGGTTCTGGGCTGATGTGTCGGGTGAAACCTTGAAAAAAACCAGCTTTAAACAAATTAAAGTGGGTAGTCGGGTTAACTTGGAAAAGGCAGTATTGCCGACAACGCATCTCGGCGGACATCTGGTCAGCGGCCATGTGGATGGTCTGGGAAAAATAATTGAACGTAGTCATGCGGGACGCTCGATTCATTTTAAGATTAAAGCACCGGATACATTAGCAAAATACATTGCTGCCAAAGGCTCTATTTGTGTCAATGGCATTAGTCTGACAGTTAATGAAGTGAATGGCGCAATGTTTGAGCTGAATATTGTACCGCATACTTTAGACGAAACGACTTTATCCAGCGCTCAGTCCGGTGATGAAGTTAATCTTGAAGTCGATATTATTGCCCGTTATCTGGAGCGTTTATTACTCGGTGATAAAGCCGCAGAGACAACGGGACAACAGGGTGTCACTATGGCTCTATTGGCTGAAAATGGCTTTTTAACCTAAAATAATCAGTTGAATCGTAGCGAGAGCGACTTAGGTGCTGAAGATTAAGGGTTTTACAGGTTATTTTGGCTTTATTCGTAGTCACCCTACGGGTGAAGTCAAAATGTTCTGGAAAATCCTTAAGATTCAGTGCATAAGGCGGTCGCAGTAGGTTCAACTGATTATTTTAGGTTTAAGCCGCTAAAAATTCTGAAGCTGGGCTGTGTCCAGCCTATACATTACATTGTAAAAAAAGATGATAAAACACTATGGCAAATTTTAATTCGATTGAAGAAATACTGGAAGATATCCGACAGGGAAATATGGTTATCATCGTAGATGATGAAGACCGTGAAAATGAAGGCGATCTTTTGATGGCGGCAAGTAAAGTCACCCCGGAAGATGTAAACTTTATGGCCACCAATGGCCGTGGTTTGATTTGTCTGACCTTGACACAACAACGTTGTAAGCAATTACAAATACCGTTGATGGTTGATAGCAATACCGCAGAATACGGTACTAACTTCACCGTATCCATTGAGGCAGCGGCAGGTGTAACGACAGGTATTTCTGCCGGTGATAGGGCTGTGACGGTGCAGGCTGCCGTTGCCCCCGGTGCAAAACCTTCAGATATCGTGCAACCGGGACATATTTTTCCCTTAGAAGCGCAACCTGGCGGTGTTTTGACCCGTGCGGGTCATACTGAAGCGGGCTGTGATTTAGCACGTATAGCTGGCTTGGAACCATCAGCGATGATTGTTGAAATCCTCAATGAAGATGGCAGCATGGCCAGAAGACCAGATTTAGAAGCCTTTGCTGACAAGTTTGATTTAAAGATTGGTACCATTGCCGATTTGATTGAATATCGTCTGAAAAATGAACATTCAGTGGAAAAAGTCAGTGATTGTATTCTGCCGACAGATGCCGGTGATTTCCGTTTAGAAGCCTATCATGATGCTATTTCAGGTCAGGTACACCTTGCCATGATTAAGGGTGAGATTAATCCCGATGAGCCGGTTTTAGTCCGGGTACACATGGAGAATTCCTTCTGTGATATGTTGGGCGCAAAAATGGATGACTGTGGATGGCCTCTCAGTGATGTAATGCAACGCATGGACAAAGAAGGCAGCGGTGTCATTGTTATTTTACGCAGCAATGAAACCAGTTCAGAACTCACTCATCGCATGGATCATTATCAGAAATTACAACAGGGAAAACTGTCTTCTCACCCTGGCAAAACCAAAGATTTACGTACCTATGGCTTAGGTGCACAAATATTGAAATCTATCGGGGTTAAGCACATGAAAGTCATGTCAGCACCGAAAAAAATACATGGTCTATCCGGTTTTGGATTGGAAGTAGTGGAATACTACAACTCAAAAGTTTAGAATTTAAAGACTAGAAAAGAATTAAATCAGGATTGAAGAATGAATATAAAAACATACGAAGGTGAAATGGTTGTAGAGGGTGCTAAATTTGGTATCGTCATCAGTCGTTTTAATAGTTTTCTCGTGGAGTCTTTACTTGATGGTGCATTGGATACTATCCTAAGACATGGTGGTAAAGAAGATGATATCGAAATTGTTCGTGTCCCCGGTGCGGTAGAAATACCGCTGGCGGCCAAACGTATGGCGGCTAGTAAGAAATACGATGCAATCATTGCACTGGGTGCTGTTATTCGTGGTGGCACACCGCATTTTGAATTTGTTGCCAGTGAAAACTCAAAAGGTTTAGCGCAGGTTTGTATGGACTATGACTTACCCGTGGCCTTTGGTGTATTAACCGTTGATACCATTGAACAAGCCATTGAACGCTCTGGTACTAAAGCGGGTAACAAGGGCACCGAAGCTG
This genomic window from sulfur-oxidizing endosymbiont of Gigantopelta aegis contains:
- the epmB gene encoding EF-P beta-lysylation protein EpmB; the encoded protein is MIPRKSIGNQTRKYFTKPLELLEHLNLSPEALQFSEAAAQDFHFKVPLAYVNKIQSGDPTDPLLLQILPVQAELNSHPDYVRDPLAEANSLFQPGLLQKYHGRALLLVTPSCAINCRYCFRRHYPYEDKGYLAKQMHKNIQLIQQDDSISEVILSGGDPLSLSDARLAELIAQLETIPHLQRLRIHTRFPVVEPQRVTAKLLQLLSSTRLSVIMVLHINHAQEIATDTAAALKKLQEQQIILFNQSVLLKGVNDDVQVLKTLSETLIKHHIVPYYLHMLDHVQGSAHFEISDAVAIRLHQQLREILPGYMLPRLVREVAGEKSKLDIFTESIQQTKPV
- a CDS encoding riboflavin synthase; protein product: MFTGIIQAIGQVATIEAKGLDSRFYIKTGALDLSDVAIGDSIATNGICLTAVSLPGDGFWADVSGETLKKTSFKQIKVGSRVNLEKAVLPTTHLGGHLVSGHVDGLGKIIERSHAGRSIHFKIKAPDTLAKYIAAKGSICVNGISLTVNEVNGAMFELNIVPHTLDETTLSSAQSGDEVNLEVDIIARYLERLLLGDKAAETTGQQGVTMALLAENGFLT
- the glyA gene encoding serine hydroxymethyltransferase, whose amino-acid sequence is MFTKDMTIAGYDDELWNAMQREEVRQEEHIELIASENYTSPRVMQAQGSVLTNKYAEGYPSKRYYGGCENVDVAEQLAIDRAKELFGADYANVQPHSGSQANAAVYFALLNAGDTILGMSLAHGGHLTHGSKVSFSGKLFNAVQYGLNEATGEVDYDEVERLAKEHKPKMIIAGFSAYSRVMDWQRFRDIADSVGAYLLVDMAHVAGLVAAGVYPSPVQIADVTTSTTHKTLRGPRGGIILAKSNPDLEKKLSSMIFPGIQGGPLMHVIAGKAVAFKEAMEDDYKVYQKQVIENARAMAAVVLERGYDVVSGGTDNHLFLVSLISRELTGKAADAALGFANITVNKNSVPNDPQSPFVTSGLRIGSPAITTRGFKEQESSDLAGWICDVLDELCSMDEADRVPEKIAEMKTVKEVKQKVLDLCKRFPVYA
- the efp gene encoding elongation factor P; the protein is MASYSTNEFRSGLKLMIDGDPCSIVDNEVVKPGKGQAFNRIKIRNLRSGRVVERTYKSGESVEAADVMDTDLQYLYNDGEQWHFMHPETFEQMAADKTAVGEAHLWLKEQDMCTVTLWNGNPLAVTPPNFVVLSVTDTDPGLKGDTSGGGGKPATLETGAVVQVPLFIAIGEDLKIDTRTAKYVSRAKD
- the ribD gene encoding bifunctional diaminohydroxyphosphoribosylaminopyrimidine deaminase/5-amino-6-(5-phosphoribosylamino)uracil reductase RibD, with product MNVWNRPKALTNKVLTTNVLTAKRLTDEYYMARAISLAKKGWYSTHPNPRVGCVIVREQSILAEGWHQYAGQGHAEVNALAQLNDQAEAATAYVTLEPCSHFGKTPPCSDALIKAGIKRVVIGMVDPNPLVSGKGVQRLQENGLEVLSGVLESEARALNLGFIQRMSKQRPRIRCKMAMSLDGRTAMASGESQWITGAEAREDVQRLRAESSVVLTGIGTVLADDPAMNVRSAQYIENKRQPDRLVLDSHLRMSPQAKMLALAGNTHIVMADLHKTEKQGEIQALQAKGATIHFLQQALEKKASGPALPLSAVMQLMNTLQYNEVLLEAGATLTGAMLQAGFVDELIIYMAPNLMGSEARGLFNLPGLDTMKQRIDLQIEDIRSVGRDFRITARITANA
- the epmA gene encoding EF-P lysine aminoacylase EpmA encodes the protein MIKWQASASLPQIQLRAAVLKQIRTFFAQQGVLEVDTPCLSVSTTPDPFIESFHSRYTPLTQVTANENYYLHTSPEFPMKRLLASGSGSIYQVCKVFRQGEIGRKHNPEFTLLEWYREGWDHHQLMQEVGQLLADLIAPYRHLSGVSLLTYKAAFQQKLGINPHTASQAELIACTQKVGLDKVLDADEHRDRYLELLFSHVIEPELGIDNGMTSICLLYDYPASQASLARIKRHDGDLIAERFEVFIEGMELGNGFHELNDAKEQRRRFITDNQMRQARGMDEVPLDENFLAAVGHLPDCAGVAIGLERLLMVISQAQHINNVINFPFQRA
- the nrdR gene encoding transcriptional regulator NrdR; this translates as MRCPFCNAPETKVIDSRLANEGDSVRRRRECLTCSERFTTFEMAELVMPRIIKSDGSRVPFDEQKLLQGMSKALEKRPVSMETIEQAVNHIKYNLRATGDREVPAERLGEWVMDELKMLDQVAYVRFASVYRSFQDLDEFRQEIERLESPQGVNE
- the ribH gene encoding 6,7-dimethyl-8-ribityllumazine synthase, which encodes MNIKTYEGEMVVEGAKFGIVISRFNSFLVESLLDGALDTILRHGGKEDDIEIVRVPGAVEIPLAAKRMAASKKYDAIIALGAVIRGGTPHFEFVASENSKGLAQVCMDYDLPVAFGVLTVDTIEQAIERSGTKAGNKGTEAALSAIEMVNLLKNFA
- the ribBA gene encoding bifunctional 3,4-dihydroxy-2-butanone-4-phosphate synthase/GTP cyclohydrolase II codes for the protein MANFNSIEEILEDIRQGNMVIIVDDEDRENEGDLLMAASKVTPEDVNFMATNGRGLICLTLTQQRCKQLQIPLMVDSNTAEYGTNFTVSIEAAAGVTTGISAGDRAVTVQAAVAPGAKPSDIVQPGHIFPLEAQPGGVLTRAGHTEAGCDLARIAGLEPSAMIVEILNEDGSMARRPDLEAFADKFDLKIGTIADLIEYRLKNEHSVEKVSDCILPTDAGDFRLEAYHDAISGQVHLAMIKGEINPDEPVLVRVHMENSFCDMLGAKMDDCGWPLSDVMQRMDKEGSGVIVILRSNETSSELTHRMDHYQKLQQGKLSSHPGKTKDLRTYGLGAQILKSIGVKHMKVMSAPKKIHGLSGFGLEVVEYYNSKV
- the asd gene encoding archaetidylserine decarboxylase (Phosphatidylserine decarboxylase is synthesized as a single chain precursor. Generation of the pyruvoyl active site from a Ser is coupled to cleavage of a Gly-Ser bond between the larger (beta) and smaller (alpha chains). It is an integral membrane protein.), with the translated sequence MPWSIESPMNASQSDSQTNIAKASLLDYFKTWPLFLLPQHLLSALMHRFMRIKHTEFKNFQISQFIKLFQVNMSESVYENASDFADFNHFFTRELKADARLDKTQRNELCCPVDGAISELGDIEEERLIQAKGHYFELNELLGGDDKLTTTFRNGKFATIYLSPKDYHRIHMPIDGTLQAMLHVPGQLFGVNNASVKTIPRLFARNERVISIFDTPAGPMALIQVGAIFVASIETIWQGVVTPPRRQQVQRWQYQDQDKLSKAQEMGRFNMGSTVVLLFAKDAIKWQTTLQPNLPVQLGQLLGKIQHENLNV
- a CDS encoding PEP-CTERM sorting domain-containing protein, whose amino-acid sequence is MPLKFYFLSTTTLLMLSSFLMTANAAVVVPCSGLNYANNKPTEADGTSCLEMNSSGDAYSALLREGNGASDLAVLFLHGRNKKLAGQAMKNHPNGDVVRQLRTYLNTSLGLTTLSIETPNISNDLNSNNRADFFEYDAAEAIVFDQMQARFNTALDGLKTQGIKRVVVMGFSMGSRYATALTAAADQGVLGNGLDLVGLIGTGMYINSANSTTGPNDIRGFDTLGNLALIDSIPVLDVFGDLDAPAANSATARKTAYAGATGLYSQVSLACPDYVNNAYYTGGGSKTYTKGNCHQLRDAQDANGNTLVDVRGTANSPLTTTVISWFNNTDFDAVKSNVISVPEPSTLVLLLLGVGFLGRKSLQK